In Comamonadaceae bacterium OS-1, a single window of DNA contains:
- the frlR gene encoding putative fructoselysine utilization operon transcriptional repressor, whose translation MAHTAPSTADSLHASTEPGTAAASTTPAFSPLYQQIKGLILQSLQAGEWKPSEAIPSEMDLAVRFRVSQGTVRKAIDALAADNMLVRRQGKGTFVATHAAQHMPYRFLKLKPDVGNATDEGPAQRDIIDCKRQRASADVARALALRPGDAVLQVRRVLSFQESGLNGVYVPTILEDLWLPGGPFKGLTAERLAGYQGAMYALFESEFNVHMVRAEEKIRAVHPDAEQARLLKVAATAPLLSVERVAYTYNDVPMELRRGLYTTLTHHYHNELS comes from the coding sequence ATGGCCCACACTGCCCCGTCCACTGCTGATTCCTTGCACGCCAGTACCGAACCCGGTACGGCTGCTGCATCGACGACTCCGGCCTTCAGCCCGCTGTACCAGCAGATCAAGGGGCTGATCCTGCAGAGCCTGCAAGCGGGCGAATGGAAGCCGAGCGAGGCCATTCCCAGCGAAATGGACCTGGCCGTGCGCTTTCGCGTCAGCCAGGGCACGGTGCGCAAGGCGATTGACGCACTGGCCGCCGACAACATGCTGGTGCGCCGCCAGGGCAAGGGCACCTTTGTGGCCACCCACGCCGCCCAGCACATGCCTTACCGGTTTTTGAAGCTCAAGCCCGATGTGGGCAACGCCACCGACGAAGGCCCGGCCCAGCGCGACATCATCGACTGCAAGCGCCAGCGCGCCAGTGCCGATGTGGCCCGCGCCCTGGCCTTGCGGCCCGGCGATGCCGTTTTACAGGTACGCCGGGTGCTGTCGTTCCAGGAGAGCGGGCTCAACGGCGTGTATGTGCCGACGATTCTGGAAGACCTGTGGCTGCCCGGCGGTCCGTTCAAGGGCCTGACAGCCGAGCGGCTGGCGGGCTACCAGGGCGCGATGTACGCCCTGTTCGAATCCGAATTCAATGTGCACATGGTGCGGGCCGAGGAAAAGATCCGCGCCGTACACCCCGATGCCGAGCAGGCCCGCCTGCTCAAGGTGGCCGCCACCGCCCCGCTGCTGAGCGTGGAACGCGTGGCCTACACCTACAACGACGTGCCCATGGAACTGCGCCGAGGGCTGTATACAACCCTTACGCACCATTACCACAACGAACTTAGTTGA
- the mdh gene encoding malate dehydrogenase, producing the protein MSKKPVRVAVTGAAGQIGYAILFRIASGEMLGKDQPVILQLLEVPMEKPQQALQGVMMELQDCAFPLLVGMEAHGDPMTAFKDVDYALLIGSRPRGPGMERAELLAVNAEIFTAQGKALNAVASRNVKVLVVGNPANTNAYIAMKSAPDLPRKNFTAMLRLDHNRALSQIAAKTGKAVADIEKLTVWGNHSPTMYADYRFATINGESVKSMINDQEWNANTFLPTVGKRGAAIIAARGVSSAASAANAAIDHMRDWALGTNGKWVTMGIPSDGQYGIPADTMFGFAVTCEGGEYKVVEGLEVDAFSQERINITLKELQDEQAGVAHLL; encoded by the coding sequence ATGAGCAAGAAGCCTGTTCGCGTTGCTGTTACCGGCGCCGCCGGTCAAATTGGTTACGCCATCCTGTTCCGTATCGCTTCGGGCGAAATGCTGGGCAAAGACCAGCCGGTGATCCTGCAATTGCTCGAAGTCCCCATGGAAAAGCCCCAGCAAGCCCTGCAGGGCGTGATGATGGAGCTGCAAGACTGTGCCTTCCCGCTGCTGGTCGGCATGGAAGCCCATGGCGACCCGATGACCGCGTTCAAAGACGTGGACTACGCACTGCTGATCGGTTCGCGCCCCCGTGGCCCCGGCATGGAACGCGCCGAACTGCTGGCCGTGAACGCCGAGATTTTCACCGCCCAAGGCAAGGCCCTGAACGCTGTGGCCAGCCGTAACGTCAAGGTGCTGGTGGTCGGCAACCCTGCCAACACCAATGCCTACATCGCCATGAAGAGCGCGCCGGATCTGCCACGCAAGAACTTCACCGCCATGCTGCGCCTGGACCACAACCGCGCCCTGAGCCAGATCGCTGCCAAAACCGGCAAGGCCGTGGCCGATATCGAGAAGCTTACCGTCTGGGGCAACCACTCGCCCACGATGTACGCCGACTACCGTTTCGCCACCATCAACGGCGAAAGCGTCAAGTCCATGATCAACGACCAGGAATGGAACGCCAACACCTTCCTGCCCACCGTCGGCAAGCGCGGCGCTGCCATCATCGCGGCACGCGGCGTATCGTCGGCCGCTTCGGCTGCCAATGCCGCCATCGACCACATGCGCGATTGGGCCCTGGGCACCAACGGCAAGTGGGTCACCATGGGCATCCCATCGGACGGCCAGTACGGTATTCCTGCCGACACCATGTTTGGCTTTGCCGTGACCTGCGAAGGCGGCGAATACAAGGTGGTGGAAGGCCTGGAAGTCGATGCCTTCAGCCAGGAACGCATCAACATTACGCTGAAAGAGCTGCAAGACGAGCAAGCTGGCGTTGCCCACCTGCTCTAA
- the acnB gene encoding aconitate hydratase B, protein MLQAYAAHVAERAALGIPPLPLSAKQTGELIELLKSPPAGEEANLLNLITHRIPAGVDDAAKVKASYLAAVAHGTEKCPLLTREKATELLGTMLGGYNISPMIDLLDDASATVAEAAAAGLKKTLLMFDQFHDVQEKAEKGNTYAKAVLQSWADAEWFTSRPAVPESITVSIFKVAGEINTDDLSPAPDAFSRPDIPMHALAMHKNARPGIVPEEDGKRGPVKFIEDLRARGNLVAYVGDVVGTGSSRKSATNSVLWFTGEDIPFVPNKRFGGVCLGNKIAPIFYNTMEDSGALPIELDVSQMAMGDVVELRPYDGKALKDGKVIAEFTLKSDVLFDEVRAGGRIPLIIGRGLTAKAREALGLPVSTLFRLPQNPVDTHKGFTLAQKMVGRACGLPKGQGVRPGTYCEPKMTSVGSQDTTGPMTRDELKDLACLGFSADLVMQSFCHTAAYPKPVDVKMHHELPDFMSTRGGVPLRPGDGIIHSWLNRMLLPDTVGTGGDSHTRFPIGISFPAGSGLVAFGAATGVMPLDMPESVLVRFKGEMQPGITLRDLVNAIPLYAIKAGLLTVAKQGKKNIFSGRILEIEGLPNLKVEQAFELSDASAERSAGGCTVHLNKEPIIEYINSNITMLKWMIATGYSDVRTINRRIKAMEAWLANPELMHGDADAEYAAVIEIDLADIHEPIVACPNDPDDVKTLAEVAGNVIEEVFIGSCMTNIGHFRAASKLLENKRDIPVKLWMAPPTKMDAKQLSEEGHYGVLGSAGARMEMPGCSLCMGNQAQVKEGATVFSTSTRNFPNRLGKNSNVYLGSAELAAICSKLGRIPTKAEYMADMGVLTKDSEKIYQYLNFDKVKDYTDLADTVKDTASA, encoded by the coding sequence ATGTTGCAAGCCTATGCCGCCCATGTTGCTGAGCGCGCCGCCCTCGGCATTCCGCCGCTGCCCCTGTCTGCCAAGCAGACCGGCGAACTGATCGAGCTGCTGAAAAGCCCCCCTGCAGGCGAAGAAGCCAATCTGCTCAACCTGATCACCCACCGTATCCCCGCCGGTGTGGACGATGCTGCCAAGGTCAAAGCCAGCTACCTGGCCGCCGTGGCCCACGGCACCGAAAAATGCCCGCTGCTGACGCGCGAAAAAGCCACCGAACTGCTGGGCACCATGCTGGGCGGCTACAACATCAGCCCCATGATCGACCTGCTGGACGACGCATCTGCCACCGTGGCCGAGGCCGCTGCCGCCGGTTTGAAGAAAACCCTGCTGATGTTCGATCAGTTCCATGACGTGCAGGAAAAGGCCGAAAAGGGCAATACCTACGCCAAAGCCGTGCTGCAAAGCTGGGCCGATGCCGAATGGTTTACCAGCCGCCCCGCCGTGCCCGAGAGCATCACCGTCAGCATCTTCAAGGTGGCCGGTGAAATCAACACCGACGACCTGTCGCCCGCCCCCGATGCGTTCAGCCGCCCTGACATTCCGATGCACGCCCTGGCCATGCACAAGAATGCCCGCCCCGGCATCGTTCCGGAAGAAGACGGCAAGCGCGGCCCGGTCAAGTTCATCGAAGACCTGCGTGCGCGTGGCAACCTGGTGGCCTATGTGGGCGACGTGGTCGGCACTGGCTCCAGCCGCAAGTCGGCCACCAACTCGGTGCTGTGGTTCACCGGCGAAGACATTCCCTTTGTGCCGAACAAGCGCTTTGGTGGTGTCTGCCTGGGCAACAAGATCGCCCCGATTTTCTACAACACCATGGAAGACTCCGGCGCGCTGCCGATCGAACTCGACGTGAGCCAGATGGCCATGGGCGACGTGGTCGAGCTGCGCCCCTATGACGGCAAGGCACTGAAAGACGGCAAAGTCATCGCCGAATTCACGCTGAAGAGCGACGTGCTGTTCGACGAAGTGCGTGCCGGCGGCCGTATCCCGTTGATCATTGGCCGCGGCCTGACCGCAAAGGCGCGTGAAGCGCTGGGCCTGCCTGTGTCTACCCTGTTCCGCCTGCCGCAAAACCCGGTGGACACCCATAAGGGCTTCACCCTGGCGCAAAAGATGGTGGGCCGTGCCTGCGGTCTGCCTAAAGGCCAGGGCGTACGCCCCGGTACCTACTGCGAACCCAAGATGACCTCGGTCGGCTCGCAAGACACCACCGGCCCCATGACCCGCGACGAGCTGAAAGACCTGGCCTGCCTGGGCTTCAGCGCCGACCTGGTGATGCAATCCTTCTGCCACACCGCCGCCTACCCCAAGCCGGTGGACGTGAAGATGCACCACGAGCTGCCCGACTTCATGAGCACCCGCGGCGGCGTGCCCCTGCGCCCCGGTGACGGCATCATCCACAGCTGGTTGAACCGCATGCTGTTGCCCGACACCGTGGGCACCGGCGGCGACAGCCACACCCGCTTCCCCATCGGCATCAGCTTCCCCGCCGGTTCCGGCCTGGTGGCTTTCGGCGCCGCTACGGGCGTGATGCCTTTGGACATGCCCGAGAGCGTGCTGGTGCGTTTCAAGGGCGAAATGCAGCCCGGCATCACCCTGCGGGACCTGGTGAACGCGATTCCGCTGTACGCCATCAAGGCCGGTCTGCTGACCGTGGCCAAGCAAGGCAAGAAGAACATCTTCTCCGGTCGCATCCTGGAAATCGAAGGCCTGCCCAACCTGAAGGTCGAGCAAGCGTTTGAGCTGAGCGATGCGTCTGCCGAACGCTCTGCGGGCGGCTGCACCGTGCACCTGAACAAGGAGCCGATCATCGAGTACATCAACAGCAACATCACCATGCTGAAGTGGATGATTGCCACCGGTTACTCGGATGTGCGCACCATCAACCGCCGCATCAAGGCGATGGAAGCCTGGCTGGCCAACCCCGAACTGATGCACGGCGATGCCGATGCCGAGTACGCCGCCGTGATTGAGATCGACCTGGCCGATATCCACGAGCCTATCGTGGCCTGCCCGAACGACCCGGACGACGTGAAAACCTTGGCCGAAGTGGCGGGCAATGTGATTGAAGAAGTCTTCATCGGCTCCTGCATGACCAACATCGGCCACTTCCGCGCCGCCTCCAAGTTGCTGGAAAACAAGCGCGACATCCCCGTCAAGCTCTGGATGGCACCGCCTACCAAGATGGATGCCAAGCAGCTCAGCGAAGAAGGCCATTACGGCGTGCTGGGCAGCGCTGGTGCGCGCATGGAAATGCCAGGCTGCAGCCTGTGCATGGGTAACCAGGCGCAGGTGAAAGAGGGTGCTACCGTGTTCTCTACCAGCACCCGCAACTTCCCCAACCGCCTGGGCAAGAACAGCAATGTGTATCTGGGTTCGGCCGAGCTGGCCGCGATCTGCTCCAAGCTGGGCCGCATCCCCACCAAGGCCGAATACATGGCCGACATGGGCGTGCTGACCAAAGACAGCGAGAAGATTTACCAGTACCTGAACTTCGACAAGGTCAAGGACTACACCGACCTGGCCGACACGGTGAAAGACACCGCGTCCGCATAA
- the yiaD gene encoding putative lipoprotein YiaD, producing the protein MAHTYFSLRSSVIACTVAALALGGCANMSETQKGTATGAGLGALAGVIIGDSKGGAAIGAGLGALGGYVWSKHMQDKKAAMEQATAGTGVAVTQTADNQLKLNIPSDISFDTGRADIKPNLRPILDQFASGLQNQPNTEVRIIGHTDSTGSDAINEPLSLDRADSARDYLASRGVDSRRIVVAGRGSREPVADNNSDAGRARNRRVEIFLAERAAK; encoded by the coding sequence ATGGCACACACATACTTTTCCCTGCGCTCTTCCGTCATCGCCTGCACCGTGGCCGCGCTGGCCCTGGGCGGCTGCGCCAACATGAGCGAGACGCAAAAGGGTACGGCTACCGGCGCAGGCTTGGGCGCGCTGGCGGGCGTGATCATCGGTGACAGCAAGGGTGGCGCGGCCATCGGTGCCGGGCTCGGCGCGTTGGGCGGCTACGTCTGGTCCAAGCACATGCAGGACAAAAAGGCGGCGATGGAGCAAGCGACCGCGGGCACCGGCGTGGCGGTTACGCAAACGGCCGACAACCAGCTCAAACTGAACATCCCCAGCGACATCTCGTTCGACACGGGCCGCGCCGATATCAAGCCCAACCTGCGCCCCATCCTGGACCAGTTTGCCAGCGGGCTGCAAAACCAGCCCAACACCGAGGTGCGCATCATCGGCCACACCGACAGCACCGGCAGCGATGCTATCAACGAACCGCTGTCGCTCGACCGGGCCGACAGCGCCCGCGACTACCTGGCATCCCGTGGCGTGGACTCCCGGCGCATCGTCGTGGCAGGTCGGGGTTCGCGTGAACCTGTGGCCGACAACAACAGCGATGCCGGACGCGCCCGCAACCGCCGTGTAGAAATCTTCCTGGCCGAACGCGCAGCGAAATAA
- the bcp gene encoding peroxiredoxin Bcp: protein MAIVVNKLISEFEANATGGIKVSNTTHLGKVVVLYFYPKDNTPGCTTEAMQFRDKHKEFVKAGATVFGVSRDNMKSHDEFKTKLELPFELIADTEEKMCHMFGVVKNKIMYGKKVKGIERSTFLIGADGILKNEWRGLKVPGHVDDVLQAVKDLKKAV from the coding sequence ATGGCGATCGTTGTCAATAAACTTATCTCTGAATTTGAAGCCAACGCCACCGGTGGCATCAAGGTTTCCAACACCACCCACCTCGGCAAGGTTGTGGTTCTGTACTTTTACCCCAAGGACAACACGCCCGGTTGTACCACCGAAGCCATGCAGTTCCGCGACAAGCACAAGGAATTCGTCAAGGCGGGAGCCACCGTGTTCGGCGTGTCGCGCGACAACATGAAATCGCACGATGAATTCAAAACCAAGCTGGAGCTGCCGTTTGAACTCATCGCCGACACCGAGGAAAAAATGTGCCACATGTTCGGCGTGGTCAAGAACAAGATCATGTACGGCAAAAAGGTCAAGGGCATCGAGCGCAGCACGTTCCTCATCGGTGCCGACGGCATCCTGAAGAACGAATGGCGCGGCCTGAAAGTCCCCGGCCATGTGGACGACGTGCTGCAAGCGGTCAAAGATCTGAAAAAAGCGGTGTAA
- the alaA gene encoding glutamate-pyruvate aminotransferase AlaA — MKTIQKSTKLASVCYDIRGPIMDAARQMEEEGQKIIKLNIGNLAVFGFDSPEEIQQDMIRNLPNSAGYSDSKGIFGARKAVMHYTQQQGVKSVTLDDIYLGNGASELIVMATNALLNDGDELLLPAPDYPLWTAAVSLSGGTPVHYICDEANGWMPDLDDIRARITPRTKGIVVINPNNPTGALYSDALLKGIVALAREFGLVVFADEVYDKVLYDGAKHTAMASLSDDVLTLTFNSLSKSYRSCGYRAGWMVVSGDKKPARDYIEGLNMLSNMRLCANVPGQWAIQTALGGYQSINDLVGEGGRLRRQRDLAYELITAIPGVSCVKPTAALYMFPKLDRAMYPIEDDQQFILELLQETHVMLVQGTGFNWPTPDHFRIVFLPHEDDLREAIQRVAKFLEHYRKRSA, encoded by the coding sequence ATGAAGACCATCCAAAAATCCACCAAGCTGGCCAGTGTGTGCTACGACATCCGCGGCCCCATCATGGACGCGGCGCGCCAGATGGAGGAAGAGGGCCAGAAAATCATCAAGCTCAACATCGGCAACCTGGCGGTGTTTGGCTTTGATTCGCCCGAAGAAATCCAGCAGGACATGATCCGCAACCTGCCCAATTCGGCAGGTTATTCGGACAGCAAGGGCATCTTTGGCGCGCGCAAAGCGGTCATGCATTACACCCAGCAACAAGGTGTAAAAAGTGTCACTTTGGATGACATTTACCTGGGCAACGGTGCCAGCGAGCTCATCGTCATGGCCACCAACGCCCTCTTGAATGACGGCGACGAGCTGCTGTTGCCTGCGCCCGACTACCCGCTGTGGACCGCAGCGGTGAGCCTGTCGGGCGGCACGCCGGTGCACTACATCTGCGACGAAGCCAATGGCTGGATGCCGGACCTGGACGACATCCGCGCACGTATCACGCCGCGCACCAAGGGCATTGTGGTGATCAACCCCAACAACCCCACGGGCGCGCTGTACTCCGATGCCCTGCTCAAGGGCATCGTCGCGCTGGCCCGTGAATTTGGCCTGGTGGTCTTCGCCGACGAGGTCTACGACAAGGTGCTGTACGACGGTGCCAAGCACACGGCCATGGCCTCGCTGAGCGACGACGTGCTGACCCTGACCTTCAACTCCCTGAGCAAAAGCTACCGCTCCTGCGGCTACCGCGCGGGCTGGATGGTGGTGTCGGGCGACAAGAAGCCGGCACGCGACTACATCGAGGGCCTGAACATGCTCTCTAACATGCGGCTGTGCGCCAACGTGCCTGGCCAGTGGGCGATCCAGACGGCGCTGGGCGGCTACCAGAGCATCAACGACCTGGTGGGTGAGGGCGGCCGCCTGCGCCGCCAGCGCGACCTGGCCTATGAGCTGATCACCGCCATCCCCGGCGTGAGCTGCGTCAAACCCACCGCCGCGCTGTACATGTTCCCCAAGCTGGACCGGGCGATGTACCCGATCGAAGACGACCAGCAGTTCATTCTGGAATTGCTGCAGGAAACCCATGTGATGCTGGTGCAGGGCACGGGCTTCAACTGGCCCACGCCAGACCATTTCCGCATCGTATTTTTGCCCCACGAAGACGACCTGCGCGAAGCTATTCAACGCGTGGCCAAATTCCTGGAACACTATCGTAAACGTAGCGCCTGA
- the hom gene encoding homoserine dehydrogenase, with product MKPIQVGILGIGTVGSGVFNVLQRNQEEIKRRAGRGIEVTMVSRRNIAEAQALVGDRAQVVADARAIVQNPAIDIVVELIGGTTLAKELVLEAIAQGKHVVTANKALLAVHGTEIFAAAHAKGVMVAFEAAVAGGIPIIKALREGLTANSIQWVAGIINGTTNFILSEMRDKGLDFGVVLKEAQRLGYAEADPTFDIEGVDAAHKLTLMSAIAFGIPVQFDKAYIEGITQLGAQDIKYAEQLGYRIKLLGITKRTAHGVELRVHPSLVPAKRLIANVEGAMNAVMVQGDAVGTTLYYGKGAGSEPTASAVIADLVDIARLHTAEPAQRVPYLAFQHHAMSDLPVLPMGEVVTSYYLRLRVADQAGVLATVTGLLAAADISIDAVLQREADEVGGEGATQTDVIILTHDCTESRMNAALAQMQALSTVLAPITRIRKEELA from the coding sequence ATGAAACCCATCCAAGTAGGCATCCTCGGTATCGGCACCGTCGGCAGCGGCGTGTTCAACGTGCTGCAACGCAACCAGGAAGAAATCAAACGCCGCGCCGGGCGTGGCATTGAAGTCACCATGGTGTCGCGTCGCAATATTGCCGAAGCCCAGGCTTTGGTGGGCGACCGCGCCCAGGTGGTGGCCGATGCCCGCGCCATCGTGCAAAACCCGGCCATCGACATCGTGGTCGAGCTCATCGGCGGCACCACCCTGGCCAAGGAGCTGGTGCTGGAAGCCATTGCCCAGGGCAAGCATGTGGTGACCGCCAACAAGGCGCTGCTGGCCGTGCATGGCACCGAAATTTTCGCCGCCGCCCACGCCAAAGGCGTGATGGTGGCCTTTGAAGCCGCCGTGGCCGGGGGCATCCCCATCATCAAGGCGCTGCGCGAAGGCCTCACCGCCAACAGCATCCAGTGGGTGGCCGGCATCATCAACGGCACCACCAACTTCATCCTCAGCGAAATGCGCGACAAGGGCCTGGACTTTGGCGTGGTGCTCAAGGAAGCCCAGCGCCTGGGCTACGCCGAGGCCGATCCCACCTTCGACATCGAAGGCGTGGATGCGGCCCACAAGCTGACCCTGATGTCGGCGATTGCCTTTGGCATCCCGGTGCAGTTCGACAAGGCCTACATCGAAGGCATCACCCAGCTCGGCGCGCAAGACATCAAATACGCCGAACAGCTCGGCTACCGCATCAAGCTCTTGGGCATCACCAAGCGCACCGCCCACGGCGTGGAGCTGCGCGTGCACCCCAGCCTGGTCCCGGCCAAGCGCCTGATCGCCAATGTGGAAGGCGCGATGAACGCGGTGATGGTGCAGGGCGATGCCGTGGGCACCACGCTGTACTACGGCAAGGGCGCGGGCAGCGAGCCCACCGCCAGCGCGGTGATCGCCGACCTGGTGGACATTGCCCGCCTGCACACCGCCGAACCCGCCCAGCGCGTGCCCTACCTGGCCTTCCAGCACCACGCCATGAGCGACCTGCCGGTGCTGCCCATGGGCGAAGTCGTCACCAGCTACTACCTGCGCCTGCGCGTGGCCGACCAGGCCGGTGTGCTGGCCACCGTGACCGGCCTGCTGGCGGCGGCCGACATCAGCATCGACGCGGTGCTGCAGCGCGAAGCCGACGAAGTGGGCGGCGAGGGTGCCACCCAGACCGACGTGATCATCCTGACCCACGACTGCACCGAATCCCGCATGAACGCCGCCCTGGCGCAGATGCAGGCCCTGTCCACCGTGCTGGCGCCGATCACGCGAATTCGTAAAGAAGAGTTAGCCTGA
- the thrC gene encoding threonine synthase, whose protein sequence is MHYLSTRGDATPRQFCEILLEGLAPDGGLYLPAHYPQVDAATLTRWRSVYHQQGYAELAFEILSLYIDDIPAADLRALCAKTYTEEVFGTGEIVPLRHLENGVLLEGLSNGPTLAFKDMAMQLLGNLFEYELARRGEELNILGATSGDTGSAAEYAMRGKKGVRVFMTSPQGRMSPFQQAQMFSLMDENIVNIAIEGVFDDCQDIVKAVSNDLDFKRKYKIGTVNSINWARLLAQVVYYFAGYIQATQTNDQKVSFSVPSGNFGNVCAGHVARMMGLPVATLVVATNENDVLDEFFRTGIYRVRGSADTHETSSPSMDISKASNFERFVFDLVGRDGARTKDLFSTQLAAQGYFDLSADPAFPQAASRYGFASGKSTHADRLATIRDTDARFGMVIDTHTADGLKVAREHLQAGVPMVVLETALPIKFAATVNEALGREPDRPPQFLGIEALPKRVLNLPADVAQVKALIEKTCA, encoded by the coding sequence ATGCACTACCTCTCCACCCGCGGCGATGCCACGCCGCGCCAATTCTGCGAAATCCTGCTCGAAGGCCTGGCCCCCGATGGCGGCCTGTACCTGCCCGCCCACTACCCGCAGGTGGATGCCGCCACGCTGACCCGCTGGCGCAGCGTCTACCACCAGCAGGGCTATGCCGAGCTGGCGTTCGAGATCCTGTCGCTGTACATCGACGACATTCCCGCCGCCGACCTGCGCGCCCTGTGCGCCAAGACCTACACCGAGGAGGTGTTCGGCACTGGCGAGATCGTGCCGCTGCGGCACCTGGAAAACGGCGTGCTGCTGGAGGGCCTGTCCAACGGCCCCACGCTGGCCTTCAAGGACATGGCCATGCAGCTGCTGGGCAATCTGTTCGAGTACGAGCTGGCCCGGCGCGGTGAAGAGCTCAACATCCTGGGCGCCACCAGCGGCGACACCGGCAGCGCGGCCGAATACGCCATGCGCGGCAAAAAAGGCGTGCGCGTGTTCATGACCTCGCCGCAGGGTCGCATGAGCCCGTTCCAGCAGGCGCAGATGTTCAGCCTGATGGACGAGAACATCGTCAACATCGCCATCGAAGGTGTGTTTGACGACTGCCAGGACATCGTCAAGGCGGTGTCCAACGACCTGGATTTCAAGCGCAAGTACAAGATCGGCACGGTCAACAGCATCAACTGGGCGCGCCTGCTGGCGCAAGTCGTTTATTACTTCGCGGGCTACATCCAGGCCACGCAGACTAATGACCAAAAGGTCAGCTTCTCCGTCCCGTCCGGCAACTTTGGCAACGTCTGCGCAGGCCACGTGGCGCGCATGATGGGCTTGCCGGTCGCCACCCTGGTGGTGGCCACCAACGAGAACGATGTGCTCGATGAGTTCTTCCGCACCGGCATCTACCGGGTGCGCGGCAGCGCCGACACGCACGAGACCTCCAGCCCGTCGATGGACATTTCCAAGGCCTCCAACTTCGAGCGCTTTGTGTTCGACCTGGTGGGCCGCGACGGTGCGCGCACCAAAGACCTGTTCAGCACGCAACTGGCGGCCCAGGGCTATTTCGACCTGAGCGCTGACCCGGCATTCCCGCAAGCCGCCAGCCGCTACGGTTTTGCCAGCGGCAAGAGTACCCACGCCGACCGCCTGGCCACCATCCGCGACACCGATGCCCGCTTCGGCATGGTCATCGACACCCACACCGCCGACGGCTTGAAGGTCGCCCGCGAACACCTGCAAGCCGGTGTGCCCATGGTGGTGCTGGAGACGGCCCTGCCCATCAAGTTTGCCGCCACCGTGAACGAAGCCCTGGGCCGCGAGCCCGATCGGCCGCCGCAGTTCCTGGGCATCGAAGCCTTGCCCAAACGCGTGCTGAACCTGCCCGCCGACGTGGCACAGGTCAAAGCCCTGATCGAGAAGACTTGTGCTTAA
- the mobB gene encoding molybdopterin-guanine dinucleotide biosynthesis adapter protein has protein sequence MKAVVFAGFSGSGKTTLVEQLIPLLKQQGLRVSVAKHAHHRFDIDQPGKDSWRHRQAGAFEVVIASDLRLALVREFAEPERLSVHALIAELNPRVDWVLVEGFKTSELPKIEVWRAASDQPVQYPDDPCIVAIATDSPLPSPSQLPVLDINNPAAVVAWLLQHADIFEYQAPV, from the coding sequence ATGAAGGCCGTAGTCTTCGCTGGGTTCTCCGGCTCGGGCAAAACCACCCTGGTGGAGCAACTGATCCCGCTGCTCAAGCAGCAGGGCCTGCGCGTGTCGGTGGCCAAGCATGCGCACCACCGCTTCGACATCGACCAGCCGGGCAAAGACAGCTGGCGGCACCGCCAGGCGGGCGCGTTCGAGGTGGTGATTGCCTCCGATCTGCGCCTGGCCCTGGTACGTGAATTTGCCGAGCCCGAGCGTCTGTCGGTGCACGCGCTGATTGCCGAACTGAACCCCCGCGTAGACTGGGTATTGGTGGAGGGTTTCAAAACCAGCGAGCTGCCCAAGATCGAGGTTTGGCGCGCCGCGTCCGACCAGCCGGTGCAGTACCCCGATGATCCGTGCATTGTCGCCATCGCCACCGATTCCCCGCTGCCCAGCCCCTCCCAGCTTCCGGTGCTCGACATCAACAACCCCGCCGCCGTGGTGGCCTGGTTGCTGCAGCACGCTGATATCTTTGAATACCAGGCACCCGTATGA